The Flavobacterium piscisymbiosum genome includes a region encoding these proteins:
- a CDS encoding alpha/beta hydrolase, producing MKNFRILVFAVLLCASSMSYAAKVDTLQVASTAMSKTYKAAVVLPNSYAKSKSAFPVMYLLHGAYGHFSDWLKNTPNKKLVQNLSDQYNIIIVMPEGETFSFYLDSPVNKGSQFETFITQEVVQKVDKTYRTISNRNGRVITGLSMGGHGALYLSAKHPELFCAAGSMSGAVDMSTMLNRESSAQVVKLMQPVFGDKSDSSEMYAQYAVMGMLDKIKANKLPLIIDCGVDDFLIEPNRELHRRLVYNKVDHDYTERPGAHTWDYWENSLPYHVLFFNKILLKNQVVAKK from the coding sequence ATGAAAAACTTTAGAATTTTAGTATTTGCTGTTCTTTTATGCGCTTCTTCAATGAGTTATGCCGCAAAAGTAGATACTTTACAAGTTGCCAGTACAGCCATGAGCAAAACCTACAAAGCGGCGGTAGTGTTGCCTAATTCGTATGCAAAAAGCAAATCGGCGTTTCCGGTGATGTATTTATTGCATGGTGCTTACGGTCATTTTAGTGATTGGCTGAAAAATACGCCAAACAAAAAATTAGTTCAAAATTTATCTGATCAGTATAATATTATTATTGTAATGCCCGAAGGAGAGACATTCAGTTTTTATTTGGACAGTCCGGTAAATAAAGGAAGTCAGTTTGAGACTTTTATTACACAGGAAGTGGTTCAAAAAGTAGACAAAACCTATAGAACGATAAGTAACCGAAACGGAAGAGTAATAACAGGCCTTTCTATGGGAGGTCATGGCGCATTATACTTATCTGCCAAACATCCTGAATTGTTTTGCGCTGCCGGAAGTATGAGCGGTGCCGTAGATATGAGTACAATGCTCAATCGTGAATCTTCGGCACAGGTTGTAAAACTGATGCAGCCCGTTTTTGGAGATAAAAGCGATAGCTCAGAAATGTACGCACAATATGCTGTAATGGGAATGCTGGATAAAATAAAAGCCAATAAACTACCTCTAATTATTGATTGTGGAGTTGATGATTTTTTGATAGAACCCAACAGAGAATTACACCGAAGATTAGTGTATAATAAAGTAGATCACGATTATACAGAGCGTCCGGGAGCACATACTTGGGATTATTGGGAAAATTCACTACCTTATCATGTGTTGTTTTTTAATAAAATCTTGCTTAAAAATCAGGTGGTTGCAAAAAAATAA
- a CDS encoding M13 family metallopeptidase: protein MSLFRKPVTFLLIGMTFFSCNKKEVAFSDPLITNRDTTINPADDFFNYANNGWFKKNPIAKTDSNNGIMRTVIDTINGQIKNICESSAKDESAAKGSNKQKIGDFYASGMDTIAIEKAGLSPLNAEIKKINEIKDVSGLINTIAHLQTVGADPAFTFYVSQDDKISTKYALFFGQGGLGMRQRDYYLDTDKRNVEIRTAYVAHLKTMMRFTGDEEAIAVKNAATIMKLETELAKSSRKLEALRDPIKNYNKLSVEKFNSLTPDIDWKKVLPILGIAKADTVIVGQPEFFTALNTTIKKYSIEDWKTYLKWNLVSSYAPYLNAAIEKENFKFYATTLNGVATQKPRWKRVVEQTDSSLGELIGQVYVSDYMPKGVKEKLLEVGNNIRDVFASHIKKLDWMSKPTKQKALFKLSKMVMKLGYPDKWKDMSALSIDRKSYCGNVMSANIWDYKYMINKYGKPVDRNEWVMQPQTYNAYYNPSNNEIVIPACNIIVPGYEGRMPDDAILYGIIGGSFFGHEITHGFDDQGSQYDEKGNLNNWWTAEDLKKFKAKTKLIVEQYNKYTILGKNVNGDATQGENIADLGGVIMGYEAFQKTTQFKNKEKISGLTPEQRYFLAYAYSWMINRRDESKINQIMTDVHSPEQFRVNGPLSNIPEFHKAFNVKKGDKMYQPDSLRVVIW, encoded by the coding sequence TTTAGCTGTAACAAAAAAGAAGTCGCATTTTCAGATCCTTTAATTACCAATCGCGACACCACCATCAATCCGGCAGATGATTTTTTTAATTATGCTAATAATGGCTGGTTCAAAAAAAATCCTATTGCAAAAACAGACAGCAATAACGGAATTATGAGAACTGTAATTGATACAATCAACGGACAGATTAAAAATATCTGCGAAAGCTCGGCCAAAGACGAATCGGCAGCAAAAGGAAGTAACAAACAAAAAATAGGTGATTTTTATGCTTCAGGAATGGATACGATTGCCATCGAAAAAGCAGGTTTGTCTCCGCTAAATGCCGAGATTAAAAAAATCAACGAAATTAAAGATGTTTCAGGATTAATCAATACAATTGCGCATTTGCAAACCGTAGGAGCAGATCCGGCTTTTACATTTTATGTTTCGCAAGACGATAAAATCAGTACAAAATATGCGTTGTTTTTCGGGCAAGGCGGTTTAGGAATGAGACAAAGAGATTATTATCTCGATACAGACAAACGAAATGTAGAAATTCGTACAGCTTATGTAGCACATCTTAAAACGATGATGCGATTTACGGGAGATGAAGAGGCGATTGCGGTAAAAAATGCTGCAACGATTATGAAACTCGAAACCGAATTGGCAAAATCATCACGAAAATTAGAAGCACTTCGTGATCCTATAAAAAATTACAACAAACTTTCGGTAGAAAAATTCAATTCGCTTACACCTGATATCGACTGGAAAAAAGTATTGCCAATTTTAGGTATTGCAAAAGCAGATACTGTAATAGTAGGACAGCCGGAATTCTTTACAGCCCTAAATACTACGATTAAAAAATATTCGATCGAAGATTGGAAAACGTATTTGAAGTGGAATCTTGTAAGTTCATACGCTCCTTATCTGAATGCTGCTATCGAAAAAGAAAATTTCAAGTTTTATGCCACAACGTTAAATGGAGTAGCAACTCAAAAACCACGTTGGAAAAGAGTAGTAGAGCAAACAGATTCTTCTTTAGGAGAATTAATAGGTCAGGTTTATGTGAGTGATTATATGCCAAAAGGTGTCAAAGAGAAATTATTGGAGGTTGGAAACAACATTCGTGATGTATTTGCTTCGCACATTAAAAAACTGGATTGGATGAGCAAACCTACCAAGCAAAAAGCATTATTCAAGCTGAGTAAAATGGTCATGAAATTGGGATATCCTGATAAATGGAAAGATATGAGTGCACTTTCTATAGATCGAAAATCATATTGTGGGAATGTTATGAGTGCCAATATTTGGGATTATAAATACATGATCAACAAATACGGGAAACCGGTAGACAGAAACGAATGGGTGATGCAGCCGCAAACTTACAATGCATACTATAACCCAAGTAACAATGAAATTGTAATTCCAGCGTGTAATATTATTGTTCCGGGTTATGAAGGACGTATGCCGGACGATGCTATTTTGTACGGAATTATTGGAGGTTCTTTCTTCGGGCATGAAATTACACATGGTTTTGATGATCAGGGAAGTCAATATGACGAGAAAGGAAATCTAAACAATTGGTGGACAGCTGAAGATTTGAAAAAATTTAAAGCAAAAACGAAATTGATAGTAGAGCAATATAATAAATATACAATATTGGGCAAAAATGTAAATGGAGATGCCACTCAAGGTGAAAACATTGCTGATTTAGGCGGCGTAATTATGGGTTATGAGGCATTCCAGAAAACAACACAATTTAAAAACAAGGAAAAAATTAGCGGATTAACTCCGGAGCAACGTTATTTCCTTGCTTATGCGTATTCCTGGATGATCAACAGAAGAGACGAATCGAAAATCAATCAAATCATGACCGATGTACATTCGCCGGAACAATTTAGAGTGAATGGACCTTTGAGTAATATCCCTGAATTTCATAAAGCATTCAATGTCAAAAAAGGAGATAAAATGTATCAGCCGGATAGTTTGCGAGTAGTAATCTGGTAA
- a CDS encoding T9SS type A sorting domain-containing protein — protein MRKNYMYLVLLLFSTIMFGQKVTLTPTVVNGSNVNNGPINLGGSTSSTIALNVKVETPTNSPDNGTISIYYEKSPALGANIARGGNGVFLNFGGGKIGIINFVIYLDSADFNTSGGNIYAEYKNYAGATYKSSNIAVIKDGTSPPPPPLPYKFIEIVPYGGTPILPLFHEYSYVASQEWAYGDQIIQPGSPFYQGGELREKTTFDDGTISYSGKVIFNIVNFLPQFDNLYVNNTITGNQYLTTGQVPEMIVGNEPTESHTIKATGGGRQRDQSVRNSLKSYNIQWQSRIKYPSTWTNMSAVFFSMYGWRDISGATQMNYLPPQTNTGMEYRRLILEDPNDKSSYRRCAASNVIEIIPLIANATKNTICCDQTVSSDNLASPLNGDFHNFSYYQWLVSQDNVNWDPIQNGTTQNYTPTPLMEDTRRTPSFQIQYYRRILFDYEKSTNYTSNTVQINFEARANNTNESIKIFPNPATSIINIEDTNNRTYGGSQLEGASIIITNFFGNIVNSNNFTLVNSKLATVDISNLPAAIYIVNISRNNRIIYTGQFIKN, from the coding sequence ATGAGAAAAAATTACATGTATCTCGTTTTATTATTATTTAGCACAATAATGTTTGGACAGAAAGTCACTTTAACGCCAACAGTTGTAAATGGATCAAACGTTAACAATGGACCTATTAACTTAGGTGGTTCAACTTCTTCAACAATAGCTTTAAATGTTAAAGTAGAAACCCCCACAAATAGTCCAGATAATGGAACTATTAGTATCTATTATGAAAAAAGTCCTGCTTTGGGTGCTAACATAGCTAGAGGTGGTAACGGAGTATTTTTAAATTTTGGCGGAGGAAAAATTGGAATTATTAACTTCGTTATCTATCTAGATAGCGCAGACTTTAATACTTCAGGAGGTAATATATATGCCGAATACAAAAATTATGCTGGAGCAACTTACAAAAGTTCCAATATCGCTGTCATAAAAGATGGCACATCTCCACCTCCACCTCCATTACCTTACAAGTTTATTGAAATAGTACCTTATGGAGGAACTCCTATTTTACCCTTATTCCATGAATACTCTTATGTCGCATCTCAAGAATGGGCTTATGGCGACCAAATAATACAACCAGGGTCACCGTTTTATCAGGGCGGTGAATTAAGAGAAAAGACCACTTTTGATGATGGCACAATCTCATACAGTGGCAAAGTTATTTTCAATATAGTTAATTTCCTGCCACAATTCGATAATCTATATGTAAATAATACAATCACGGGTAACCAATATTTAACAACTGGACAAGTCCCTGAGATGATTGTAGGCAATGAACCTACGGAAAGTCACACTATAAAAGCAACAGGGGGCGGACGCCAACGAGATCAATCCGTTAGAAACTCGTTAAAAAGCTATAACATCCAATGGCAATCGAGAATTAAATACCCTTCTACCTGGACCAATATGAGTGCTGTTTTTTTCTCAATGTATGGCTGGAGAGATATTTCAGGAGCTACACAAATGAATTACTTACCTCCTCAGACAAATACAGGAATGGAATATAGACGGTTAATATTAGAAGACCCAAATGATAAATCGAGCTATAGAAGATGTGCAGCAAGTAATGTTATTGAAATAATACCTTTAATAGCTAATGCTACAAAGAATACAATATGTTGTGATCAAACAGTAAGTTCAGATAATCTTGCAAGTCCATTAAATGGTGATTTTCATAACTTCTCATATTACCAATGGCTTGTCTCTCAAGACAATGTAAATTGGGATCCTATTCAAAATGGAACTACCCAAAATTATACGCCAACACCACTAATGGAAGATACACGTAGAACTCCTAGTTTCCAAATACAATATTACAGAAGAATCTTATTCGATTATGAGAAAAGTACAAATTACACGAGCAATACTGTACAAATTAATTTCGAAGCTCGAGCAAATAATACAAATGAATCTATAAAAATATTTCCAAATCCAGCAACGTCAATTATAAATATTGAAGACACAAATAATAGAACATATGGAGGATCTCAATTAGAAGGCGCAAGTATCATTATTACAAACTTTTTTGGCAATATAGTAAATTCAAATAATTTCACTTTAGTTAACTCTAAACTAGCTACTGTCGACATTTCAAATTTACCTGCAGCAATTTACATTGTAAATATCTCACGAAATAATAGAATTATTTATACAGGTCAGTTCATTAAAAATTAA